One Salvia miltiorrhiza cultivar Shanhuang (shh) chromosome 6, IMPLAD_Smil_shh, whole genome shotgun sequence genomic window, TTTTTGCAAAAAAGAACAGCATATCATGTGCATAattgcatttctcatgcaattaTATCTAAAAGTATTTCGAGTTTTTTAGATGaataaaattagttatatataaatatatatatatatatatatatatatgatttaaatttatttaatttgtggtAATGTTTTCGTACTAataacattttatttatttatataaacatatttgatatttatatagattaaaaatgaatcttttttaaaaatggtttacatttatttattttaagattTTCAAATTCTTCACtacatattaaattttaatacaaaattgaaataattatgtGGTATAActattttacttttagttacATACAAAATATACTGACTATTGTAATATGCAACAATTAGTttgtacataatttttttaaaaaattgagtTACCTTATcgtaattctatttttttcctttataatgtaattattattttatggtACTtactaaatttaatattatactcattgagttgataatatttttattatatactacttcaattaaaataatatatttaacaaaaattatttttagttgtTAGTTaatctaattataaaatatttaatatgcatatcaaattaaagatcaaataagagctttaatttgatatatttttatgtaaatatatcaattaatttaaaatgtaaaaattatatttattgaaagattaaaattaacaaattatcTCTCAGCTTTCATCTTTTTTcgaataaattttaaaaaaaatatattttcattttaacctttagttttttttttttgctttttcatcgtatcaatttttattcttgtaaattcttctttattttttaatattaagctaaaatatatatttaattaaatataaatttttattatatttataaatatgataattgagttggtatcaattttatataaatataaaaatgttttccgtgcatcgcacggggtgcaaatgctagtctATATAAAAGgagaagtaaatgtaaataaatttaattagaggggtgtaattggaattggagacaaaagtatataatccataatcaataaaatatgattacacttttgaaaaaataaaaacagaacTGCCAAGTAGTGAATCAAATGAAAGCCTCCGAATTACAATATTGCTAACAAActaatttcttcctttttttttttcttttttttttgagagcaCGATATTcttattttcatgcattttatgttttagataaaaataagtaaCAGTATATATTTGAATCAcaaaattttcattaatttaatttgatatatgatatgtaaaaaaattatttaaaataagtaaattatgataatttaaagttttaatatattaaattatttatatttttcagtaatcatatttttttaaaaactaaaatccATATTGcaaactttttaaattttcatttttatttatatacatattttttaaaaattgggcATGTTTAGAATTTTCTTtatgtttttttcttcttattttatcctttcctttttctttttaatttctgacattttgatttattatattatgcatttatatttattttacgtataaaaaattattaatatgacATGATATCATTACTTTCAAAAGAAATTATAATAGAACAAAATAAtgtaatactatataataaaaattatacattatagtttattttatgAAGGAAATTATACAATGACCACAATACAAAAGAATGTCTGTAAAAGTTCTTTAGATAATAGTACTATTTTATCCACTTTTTGGTCATTaatcatttatttaaattaaataatattaaaaataattataaattaaaatctagcaATAAATAAATTACGTGAAGTTAACTaaccaaaataaagaaaattaatgattaattattattattatatagtttAATATTCGACATATGTTGCAAGTTAATAAAATTAGAAGTCAAATAGAGAAGATAATGTACAAGTTAAAACATAaagttttcaaaattcaaactagaatcaattttatcttttataagAAGGGAATTGAATCAATGTGaaagattataaaataaattacgaATTTATACACATTTTGGAAATCTGATATTACTTTTAaacttttttaaatatatatcgAATCTTACTAAATTTTGCATTTGAAACTTTTCCAATTTTTTCGACGGTCGAAAATATGGTGCGAATACCACCACTTTATATTCTTCACTTCAATAATCTTAAAGTTTAGATTTACAATTCCTCTAGTCCAATATTATACAAATTATTCTCTAAATCACATCATTTTGCTTATACAAATTGGATTCgctgcaaatatatatatatatatatatatatatatatatatatatatatatatatatatatatatactaaaaaacaCATCACAATATATTATAAGAACACTAAAGTTGTACACAAATACATATGTTAATAACATtgacaatttaaaattaatagtaaaacaaaatgtatatgtttgtatatatttatttttaaaatacataGGAAGGCTATACAAATTAATAGGGACACGTGTAAGTTTTGTTGGGGGTAAGTGGTATTTGACATAACAGTTAAAAGTGTCAAACAATTGTTCGGTGGTATTAGAGTTAAACAACCCGAACCGGCCAACGAAAACCCAAAACAAAATGCACTTTATTTAAATGCTACGTGTCCCCAATCTAACGGCAATGTGTAATGCACATTGGGCAGGTAAGactaataacgataataataataataacaataagaagaataataataagaataataaggataataataataataataataataacaataataataataacgataataataataataacaataagaagaataataataagaataataaggataataataataataataataacaataataataataataataataaggataataataagaataataataataataataataacaataataataataataataacaataataacaacaaaaataataataataataataataatgataataataataataataataataataataataacaatagtaataataataataataataataataacgataataagaataataacgataataataataataacaataacaataataataacaataataataacaataataataataagaataataatgataataataataataataataataataataataataataataataacaacaacaacaacaacaacaataataataataataataataataataataataataataacgataataataataataataatcataataataacgataataataacgataataataataataataatattaataataatattaataacaataataataataataataataataataataataataataataataataataataataagtaatggtggaataaagtgggcccaatagataaaagtgtagtaaatttaaagcaagggagggtataattgtccaaaaagcagagtaggagtttatttcgtggacaaatatttaagggcaagtaggagtttatttcgtggacggagggagtagtatataaaaaatattttaaatattatatacaaATATCTTGTGACGTGTTTACTTTTCACTATTGATAAAATAGATGATTGAAATTATTCATTAATAATGTATCATAAATCAATTGAAATTGGTAGGTGGTGTTGCGTTTCAACCAATAattaatagctttgaaaatcaCACCGATTGCAATGTCTTTATCtcaatttcattttttcttgaTATCCATGTCAAAATGTAAACGTAATTAGGTCATAGCTGACGCATCTCTTAGACTACCCACAGTCGTGATACTCATCCAATCCAATTTTActcaactttttaataaaatactccctccctcccattaaagttggccacatttctattttgggtgtcccactaaagtttgtcactttctaaaaatgacaaaagtttactttaattaagttaacaatcactcactaatttggtcaacaattgtaggccactttctaaaaatgccaaaattactataattaagtaacaattactcactaatttggtcaacaattggaACGACCCGACTTCTCCAGGATAAAAAGAAATAGGAAAATAATGATAAGACTCAATTGAGCGGAATAAACTTGACAATCTACCCGTCAAATTGAGTATTCATAATCCAAAGAGATAGATTTAAAGGAGTTAAAATAAAAGGCATTAAGAGATGCCAGTCCAATGACAATAATCACACTCAGGATCGCATAAGTTTAGTTTCGTGACTCTGATCATAATCAATGATAGCTTCATTAATAGAAATATGGGTTAAGAGTCTAAGCCTAACGAGATAATATTGTACCACATAATGGAAATTCTCAATTTAGGTAAATTTAAAAGACGAGATGACAAGCTAGTCATTAGCGGAAGCAAAAGACATCGTGGtatctagcctcagctcagccCCGTCTGCATCAACCGatcaacctgaaaatatttgaaaataatttgggctgagtactaatgtactcagtgaaCAGGAGTTTAcaagatattttatgaaataattaaatagagcagtttatccaatatcacaatcatgactcagaaggttttaaaatagaaatccacttctaagcatgacaaaacATTTTTCACGTTAAGTGGCGCGCCATGTAACGTTCGATTGTTACTCGCTGCTTATGATCCCGGGACTTAACCACCGTCGGATCGCTTACCGCCGCTTAAGTGAACccgggacgctacccagacgGAACACATCATCATCTGTGCTTGGAACGTGTCCaggagcacccttataacgcctgcTTAGCTTTGTTAGTGCCCAAATGGCGATCAACCCATTGAGCAACTAaccttgtgtacacaatcctcatctaacgtgttaggtcaaatgagaatctcgatcgatgcttatgcgagcattaaacaatacagaacgcacataaaaacatttatattggataaacaagtaactttcatgaaatatcagagcttatataactcaagatacatttataaaataaagcCCACCTCAAAGTGGAGATTCAATGCTCGACTTGCTTGAAGCTTCACTGCCTTTGGTTACTCgaacctacaagaaatctattcttaaataGGTCTCAATGTTCCATTCTAATGTCTAAGGAAAAAGGAATTTCTAACTATTGATACACTTAGCCCGGATTAAaggaattaataataataattaatatatataaaaactaaatCTTATATAAAACCGATAAGATTAATAAAATCACTTGCaggcccaattaaataaataactagagccccagtaaaatataatacatgGAACTTGCTCAAATTAAATGAGtccaaatataataaaattgttAGAGCCCATTCATAAAAACTCGGCCCATTAAAGAAAATCCATCAGCTTTTGAAAAGAGCCCAAAACTTACAAGGAAACCTAAAAATCTAAAATGAAAAGTCAACAAtttactctctctctatatcctCACACTCATCATCGGCTCCCTCTCTTCCCCTCTCTATCCGCCGCCCTCTCTTTCTCCCACATGAAGCCACGCCATCGCCCCTCTTCCCGGCGAGTCATCGCCGGGAACCACCTCTGGCCGTAAGCCATGTTTCTCTCCTTCTCCCATCTGTCCCTCACTCTCCCTCGCGTACATCGGACGGCAGACGATCATAGAAGGCCGTCGTCGTTGCTGCTCTGCTCTCGGCCACGACCAGCGGcgcttggccttcggccgcgcCGCCCCGCTCAGCCGCCTCCCTTCTCCCTTTCAATGATTTCTCGACTATCACTCACCGGAGGAACAAAAGGAATTTCAAATgcaaagatttgattttttggtGTTTTGTATTGattcttctctttctttgtTTAATAAAGGGTTAAAGTACAAATAGGTCCCTATCATAGAGGTCCCTATCACGTTTGGCTCCCTATACTCaaagttgggccaactaaatCCCTATAGTGCGAAAAACGGGTTCAATTGGGTCCCCAGCCCTAACGCCGTCCAAACGTCGTTccctttcttaattttttttaattcgatgGTGGGCCCCGCCTTAACTAACTAAAAACCCCTCTTTTAATTTGGGGGTATTTTTGAATTGGTTTGAACCCTAAGCCGCGATTTTGGTAACAAATTGGGAGTTTCCTTTGTTGCTCCTGCAAATTGGCGTAGGTTTTCGTTCGTTTTCCATTCTCGAGTGCAGGCATGAGTTTCAATTCAGCTTTCGGTTCTGGCTCGAGCTCGTGGCGCGGTCGCCGGCAGGGTGATAGTGCAGAGAATCCTGTGTTTTGCATTTGCGAAGTTGAAGGTAAAAAATTGAAGGCTTCGATTATGACATCGTGGACGGAAGATAATCCGGGTAGGAGATTCtatggatgtaggaattggaaGGTATGtttatattcaaatcttgtTTCGGTGTTATTGAGTTTGTCGGCTTAAAAATTCCATTCTTTTTAGGCTAGGCACTGCGGTTTTTTTGATTGGATTGACGCCCCCATAACTGAAAGAGCTAAGGAGGTTATCAACGACTTGAAGAGTGAAAATTTGAAGTTGATGAAGGTGAAGCATGAGAGCTCCAAAACAGAGACCATGGATGTGGAGCTTGAAATTGAAAGGCTTTGGGGTGCTATGCAAACTATGAAGGAAGATTcgaagaagatgatgaagaaaaCTAGCTTAGTTTCATTTCTTTTTGTTGCTTCATGGGTTGCGATTGCGTATTATGCAATAGCATAATGCATGTATGTATTGGTTATTTGCCCTTTTCTTGAGCCCCCTGTAATGAAAGGCTTAATGCCCTTTTTTGGAAATGAGATGAGATTATGCATTGGTTATTTGGCTAATTATATACATGTTAAAGATGCACACTGCATGGAGTAATGAATCATGCACAACAAATAAGAGAATAGTCATTCAAATCATTCCATTCAAAAAAGAAACTTGTGTTTGATGCATCATGCCAAAGTAATGAATTGTAAACTGGCATCATATCATCAAACACCATGTAACCAGAACAATATTACATCAAAAAACCAATGAGTTGACAGAATAACATCAAACACAAACAAGTTCAGCAAAGTTTGTTGAGAAAGGTTTCAGTTTATTGTAGAACCAACTATGGAATCAGCTTTCTTGCCACGAGGGGATCTCCTCAGTTTAACTTCTTCTCCACCCTGTTTTCCACTGCCTCTAGGAGCCTTGAACGGCTTTGAGGTCAATTTCCTTGCTTTAGATGGTTCTCCCTCCCCTTTGGATGCCCTTTCCTTCCTCTTCTCAGCCCTTAACTCCATTTCATTTGGAATGGGAAATCGAGTGATTGGAGCACTGTCCATGGATGTGCCCTCATTTATTACAATAGATCCAGACATTCCAGGCTGCAAACAATATAAGCTTTGTCAGTTCTTCCCTTAGACATTCAAGCAAATGATTTAAAGATATTGAATCAGCATGCTTACAAGTAGTACAGTTCTTCCACTCTCGGGGTTGATATAAAGGCCCACTCCTTTAGATCCCTTTCCCTTCCTTGTCTTCAGCTTGGTGGGTTCAGAAGAAGTTGAAGCTTGAGTCCCCTGTGTTACCTAACCATGAACAAAGTCAAGAGAGTTATGAGTATTATAGAGTCAGACCAAATGTTTCAAAGATTTTAAGCTATAATACCTGAGTTGGTCTTTTTGGACAAGCTTGTTTCTTATGACTCTCACTTTTGCAGATAGTACAATGTTGTATCTGGCCTTTTCTTGATAAACTGCTGCCTTTTTTTGGTTCATTTGGTGCTCTAACTCTCATTTTTTTGGGCCTACCTGTCTTCTTCTCCACTGGAGGAGGTTCCACTTCATCACATTCATTAAGTTTCCATAACTTTCTACCTGGCACAGGTTGTATTGAATGCTCATAGCATTTGAGAAAGAAAGACTTGTGGTACCACTGTGACATTACACTTAGGGGATCCAGTTTGGAGTAATACAATGCAGCCAGTGCATGGCAACAAGGGACACCTGTGAGTTCCCAACTCCTACATGTGCATCTCTTTCTATCTAGAGAGACAGTTTGCTTGTCATCAAACTCACCAATTTCATATCCATCATCACCATTCCACAACACATTGCAAGTCATGGAATCAGTTTTTGCTGCCTCAAACAGCTTCATGGCATTTGGAGCCCACTCACATTTCCAACCTTTAACACTGATCTTTCTATCCTTAATCATAGACATTGCTATTATCCTGATATCCTCTAGCATACTTACTATAGGTTTATGCCTAGCATCCACAATACTAGAGTTAAATGATTCAGAAATATTATTATCCACCATGTTAGTACAGCACCTGTCACTTTGATAGGCTCTGCTCCAGTTTTGGGGTGGATAGTGCATGAGATCTAAAGCAGCTTGCTTGTTGATTGAGCTGATCTTGGACATACTGAGCTTGAACTCTTCCTCGAATGAAGACCAAGCTGCAATCCAAAACCTCCTTTTCAGCTCGTCACCTCTCCACTTTTTACTCCAATTTGCATAGATGTGTCTTGCACACCATCTATGCTCTGCCTCTGGTAACTTCCATTAGCCAACTCATCCTTAGATAGTTGGAGCTCCATTTTGCTACCCGGATTTGTCTCTTTGACCTTCTCAATATAGCCAACAAGACTCATGAATTCTTGTTTATAGCTTCCCTGCAAATCAGTCAGAATACTCCTTTTTGCTCTCTTGCATTTGCCAAGCTTGACATGGAGTTTGAGGTGTTCTTTCACATGCCCCTGCATGTCCTTCGATGTGAACCTTGGATTTCTATAGAGAGTCTCTTTGAAAAAGTTTGCAAGATATGATGCAGAGGCCATAGGCACTTCTCTCTGCCTAGAACAGGTGTGCTCTGCCACCAAGGTCTTCACTATCATACCCTCTTTATCCCCAAATTTTGAAGCAAAAAAGAGAAATGGACAAGTGTTATCACCAATACAAATCACcctcaacctcttcttatcattctTTAAGAACTTCAGTTTGTAACCAAAGTTCACAGAATAATTATTCAGAGCCTCTCTAACCTCTGTTGGCCCTGCAAATGTCATACCAAGATCAAACTGACCCTCACTTCCCTATTGTCCATCTCCAATCATTGTTGCATTCACCAATTCATCATCACTCTCTGTTAGCTCCTCATTATATGTACTAGAGTCTGTCTCTGAACCATCATCAACTCCATGACCCTCAATATCACTCCCTAACCCTTCCCCCATCTCTGGATTATCACTCCCTAACCTTTCCCCCATCTCTGGATTATCACTCCCTAACCTTTCCCCCATCTCTGGATTATCACTCCCTAACCCTTCCCCCTATCTCTGGATTATCACTCCCTAACCCATCCCCCATCTCTGGATTATCTTTTTCAATGGTCAAATCATGTATATCCTCTAAGACATTACCCTCATGTTCCTCATCAAACAAAGCAAGTAATGTAATCCCTTCGGGCATGGGATCTCTATCATGTTCAGCAAACAATGAAATTTCATTTGCCCCAAGGCAATCCAGATAATCAAAAACTTTCTTAGCATGCTCATTATTCCTAAGTAGCA contains:
- the LOC130989795 gene encoding uncharacterized protein LOC130989795 translates to MSFNSAFGSGSSSWRGRRQGDSAENPVFCICEVEGKKLKASIMTSWTEDNPGRRFYGCRNWKARHCGFFDWIDAPITERAKEVINDLKSENLKLMKVKHESSKTETMDVELEIERLWGAMQTMKEDSKKMMKKTSLVSFLFVASWVAIAYYAIA